Proteins from one Chanodichthys erythropterus isolate Z2021 chromosome 15, ASM2448905v1, whole genome shotgun sequence genomic window:
- the gsdmea gene encoding gasdermin-E, with protein sequence MFDRATKKVVKQIDPKGSLIATSSLNDSRKLLPLAVVLKVQKGWFWQQTKYRPTQFTLNHLLDGEEIKPVCVEEEFVKYKGTHRSNRSGSVELGGAAVSLNMNGQGISQLHLSIGTLQKEYVDVPTLVNDSKGRKLDLTHSLIQQSQKRNIGFTILTERIFTTCDCSISSKELEKGGFHAMFGTGCVEMYMEDTGKLQYDSETVLQIPPNTVMAYSVIEMTIDSDGYFDLWLEPCGLEADDISQNPFPNLSEVDGQQPLIQEGVSLDTLKNALADVQTSFCALAILSAETRSSILLLLRKILLDRSVLSALVERIVMLSSDDTPCFLTNELSEKQSQIEPFLDLLMREPLDKNGLSTSDGCQISTDNQNGCHNAVSNQNACSTKASKHSKEFMNAMQMLISALEEMTDAGQNLLEQFCTSEGLRSLQDLVIHLTSNTDTIPVFLQSDDEFHRVEALFKSCNVLLKKEKDTLASEMTCSEGFLPVVLCIAIHGLASLSGA encoded by the exons ATGTTTGATAGAGCGACAAAGAAGGTGGTCAAACAGATAGATCCTAAAGGCTCTCTGATTGCGACTTCCAGCCTGAACGATTCCAGAAAACTCCTCCCGCTTGCAGTGGTGCTGAAAGTCCAAAAAGGGTGGTTCTGGCAGCAAACTAAATACAGACCCACACAGTTCACTCTTAATCACCTGCTGGATGGGGAAGAAATTAAACCAg TGTGTGTGGAGGAAGAGTTTGTGAAGTATAAGGGAACACACAGAAGCAACAGGTCTGGATCTGTAGAGTTGGGAGGTGCAGCTGTCAGCCTAAATATGAATGGACAGGGCATATCACAACTTCATTTATCTATCGGGACACTTCAGAAGGAATACGTGGATGTTCCGACACTAGTAAATGACTCCAAAGGAAG GAAATTGGACCTCACGCACTCTTTGATCCAGCAGTCCCAAAAGAGAAACATAGGTTTTACAATCCTTACAGAGCGAATCTTCACCACCTGCGACTGCTCCATCTCTAGTAAAGAACTGGAGAAGGGTGGCTTCCATGCCATGTTTGGAACGGGCTGTGTTGAG ATGTACATGGAAGACACCGGCAAACTGCAGTATGACTCTGAGACTGTATTACAAATCCCACCGAACACCGTGATGGCTTACAGTGTCATTGAAATGACCATCGACAGTGACGGATACTTTG ATTTGTGGCTTGAGCCTTGTGGGCTAGAAGCAGACGACATTTCCCAGAATCCCTTTCCCAATTTATCAGAGGTGGATGGTCAACAGCCACTGATCCAAGAAGGTGTCTCACTTGACACCCTGAAAAATG CACTTGCAGATGTTCAGACTAGCTTTTGTGCACTGGCTATCTTGTCTGCTGAGACACGCTCCTCCATCCTGCTTCTGTTGAGGAAAATTCTGTTGGACCGATCTGTCTTGTCAGCTTTAGTGGAAAGA atTGTTATGTTAagcagtgatgatactccatgCTTCTTAACCAATGAGCTGTCTGAAAAGCAGAGCCAGATTGAGCCGTTTTTAGATTTACTGATGCGTGAACCACTTGACAAGAATGGACTTTCCACATCAGATGGATGTCAGATATCAACAGACAATCAGAATGGTTGTCACAACGCAGTATCCAATCAGAACGCATGTTCAACAAAAGCAAGCAAGCACAGCAAGGAGTTTATGAATGCCATGCAAATGCTGATCAGCGCTCTTGAGG AGATGACGGATGCTGGACAGAACCTTCTAGAACAGTTCTGCACTTCTGAAGGTCTCAGAAGTCTACAGGATTTA GTAATTCATCTGACTTCTAACACAGACACCATTCCTGTTTTCCTACAAAGTGACGATGAATTCCACAGAGTGGAGGCACTTTTTAAGTCATGTAATGTTTTACTAAAGAAAGAGAAGGACACATTAGCCTCGGAAATGACTTGCAGTGAGGGATTCCTCCCTGTGGTACTGTGCATTGCCATCCATGGCCTTGCTTCCCTAAGTGGTGCATGA